Proteins from a single region of Oreochromis niloticus isolate F11D_XX linkage group LG7, O_niloticus_UMD_NMBU, whole genome shotgun sequence:
- the LOC109202867 gene encoding HLA class II histocompatibility antigen, DRB1-8 beta chain: MLCLFSDGFKMYVVSHCDFNSTESKDIKYLRSYYYNKIEVTRFDSDVGKFVGFTEFGVKKAETWNNDQAFLAGWRAEKERYCQHNIGLWYSNVLSKSVKPYVKLHSTTPAYSRHPAMLVCSVYDFFPSKIKVSWLRDGQEVTSDVTSTEEMADGDWYYQTHSHLEYTPRSGEKISCVVEHASLEKPLITDWDSSMPESERNKLAIGASGLILGLILSLAGFIYYKRKARGHILVPTN; encoded by the exons atgttgtgtttgttctcaGATGGGTTCAAAATGTATGTGGTGTCTCACTGTGACTTTAACTCCACTGAGTCGAAGGACATCAAGTACCTGAGATCTTACTATTATAACAAGATCGAGGTCACCAGGTTTGACAGTGATGTGGGGAAGTTTGTTGGATTCACTGAGTTCGGAGTGAAGAAAGCAGAGACCTGGAACAATGATCAGGCATTCCTGGCTGGATGGAGAGCTGAGAAGGAGCGGTACTGCCAACACAACATTGGTCTCTGGTACAGCAATGTTCTGTCTAAATCAG TTAAGCCGTACGTCAAACTTCACTCCACAACACCTGCTTACAGTCGGCATCCTGCCATGTTGGTCTGCAGCGTCTATGACTTCTTCCCCAGTAAGATCAAAGTGAGCTGGTTGAGAGATGGACAGGAAGTCACCTCTGATGTCACTTCCACTGAGGAGATGGCAGATGGTGATTGGTACTACCAGACCCACTCACACCTGGAGTACACACCCAG GTCTGGAGAGAAGATCTCCTGTGTGGTGGAGCACGCCAGCCTGGAGAAACCTCTGATCACTGACTGGG ACTCGTCCATGCCTGAGTCAGAGAGGAACAAGCTCGCCATCGGAGCCTCAGGACTGATCCTGGGTCTGATCTTATCTCTGGCTGGATTCATCTACTACAAGAGGAAGGCCCGAG GTCATATCCTGGTTCCCACTAACTGA
- the LOC100704853 gene encoding disks large homolog 4, producing MMNSSSSSLRNSRTFYIRALFDYDKQWDCGVLSQALDFNFGEVFHVIDSADDEWWQARRVNQQGELEELGYIPSKHRVERKEWSRMKSKGREGFVHSYELITQIEVDYARPIIILGPTKDRVNDDLLSEFPDKFGSCVPHTTRPRRDYEVDGRDYHFVASREQMERDIQSHRFIEAGQYNNHLYGTSVQSVRQVAEQGKHCILDVSANAVRRLQAAQLHPIAIFIRPRSLENILDLNKRLSEEQARKALDRAIKLEQDFLECFTAIVHGDSFEEVYHHVKVVIEEQSGPYIWVPARDRL from the exons ATGATGAACAGCTCGTCCAGCAGTCTGAGGAACAGCCGCACCTTCTACATCAG GGCGCTCTTCGACTATGATAAGCAGTGGGACTGCGGCGTGCTGTCTCAGGCGCTGGACTTTAACTTTGGCGAGGTCTTCCACGTGATCGACAGCGCCGACGACGAGTGGTGGCAGGCACGCAGGGTCAACCAGCAGGGGGAGCTGGAGGAGCTGGGCTACATCCCCTCCAAGCACAG agtgGAGAGGAAGGAGTGGTCACGGATGAAGAGCAAAG GTAGAGAAGGCTTCGTTCACAGCTACGAGCTCATCACTCAGATTGAAG tggaCTATGCCCGCCCCATCATCATCCTGGGACCCACCAAAGACCGCGTCAACGACGACCTGCTGTCCGAGTTCCCCGACAAGTTCGGCTCCTGCGTTCCCC atACGACTCGCCCTCGCAGGGACTACGAGGTGGATGGGCGGGACTACCACTTTGTGGCGTCACGGGAACAGATGGAGCGGGACATCCAGTCGCACCGCTTCATCGAGGCGGGGCAGTACAACAACCACCTGTACGGGACGTCGGTGCAGAGTGTGCGACAGGTGGCCGAGCAG gggaAGCACTGCATCCTGGATGTGTCGGCCAACGCCGTGAGGAGGCTGCAGGCGGCACAGCTCCACCCCATCGCTATCTTCATCCGACCGCGGTCGCTGGAGAACATCCT AGACTTGAACAAGCGCCTGTCGGAGGAGCAGGCGAGGAAAGCTCTGGATCGAGCCATCAAGCTGGAGCAGGACTTCCTGGAGTGCTTCACAG CCATCGTGCACGGCGACAGCTTCGAGGAAGTCTACCACCACGTCAAAGTGGTCATCGAGGAGCAGAGTGGACCCTACATCTGGGTCCCCGCACGCGACAGGCTCTGA